In Candidatus Cloacimonadota bacterium, the genomic window TGAGGGCAAAATATGTGGATAACTGAGCTTTTTCAGGGTTCATGTTGGGAAATTCTGGAAAAATTGTGGATAACTATAAAGTAGATCCTGGAAAGCTGGACAATTTGGTATTACGCAAAGGTCTTCTATCATATCAGCAAAATACAGATAAAGGAAATGATCATGCACAACAGCAAGTCCCAGTGGTTGATCAGGGCCCTGTTTTTGCTGGCCATGATCGGAGGAATTACCATGACAAACGCCAAAACGATATACGACTTCAGCGCCGAGCGGATCGACGGCAGCGCTGAAAGCCTGAAAACCTATGAAGGAAAAGTGCTGCTGGTGGTGAACACCGCCAGCAAATGCGGCTTTACCAAGCAGTATGACGGCCTGCAGAAGCTCTGGGAGCAGTATCAGGACCAGGGCCTGGTGGTGCTGGGCTTTCCCGCCAACAACTTCATGCGCCAGGAACCAGGCGACAACGAAGAGATCGAGAGCTTTTGCAAGCTGAATTTCGGGGTCAATTTCCCCTTGTTCTCAAAGATCTCGGTGCGGGGCAA contains:
- a CDS encoding glutathione peroxidase, producing MTNAKTIYDFSAERIDGSAESLKTYEGKVLLVVNTASKCGFTKQYDGLQKLWEQYQDQGLVVLGFPANNFMRQEPGDNEEIESFCKLNFGVNFPLFSKISVRGKDIHPLFAWLTSKEDNPEFAGKVSWNFNKFLISREGLLINRFGSQTEPLSKDLVEALEAALGK